One window of the Corticium candelabrum chromosome 7, ooCorCand1.1, whole genome shotgun sequence genome contains the following:
- the LOC134181819 gene encoding uncharacterized protein LOC134181819, producing the protein MAHMVAAHANSCCPGMFQPHEGRVAAATVTNVQAAYDHSLSVPMPWLHENCSLNKKQIQATQEHDFNTTVHPITGVSAQYCLSDKLHEGNTKQEIEVLRRTEHVPELNGIINTESEEQLHNAMGRDRYFMNSMNAVRHIFLFRSNVDQRNTRLNTAATEHLRQALHCSTAVDNFGRAVAAGSSTTIGTHLGNPPLATSYTARNQQTSQTSLSHPGSSDKAKVHGTNKDIGTQRSVQAELKLEKFSELKRAMEQLCLEIHDLNLNRACLHKRIQIQHFGFAAECLQTDTEGKPLDMSHFVVNKDWASYPINLRRNGTWADHIAVLAVATFLSYNIRIISAVGTADSFDIIVEPNGHTARHAIPLLLGHYTENHYESLDIAINGIFESTISTTTDCPFNQ; encoded by the exons ATGGCCCACATGGTTGCTGCTCATGCAAATTCTTGTTGCCCAGGAATGTTTCAACCACATGAAGGCAGAGTGGCTGCAGCAACGGTCACTAATGTTCAAGCTGCTTATGATCATTCTTTGTCAGTACCCATGCCATGGCTGCATGAGAACTGCAGcctaaacaaaaaacaaatccAAGCTACTCAAGAACATGACTTTAACACGACTGTTCATCCAATCACTGGGGTATCTGCTCAATACTGTTTGTCTGACAAACTACATGAGGGTAACACCAAGCAAGAGATTGAAGTGTTGCGTAGAACAGAGCATGTACCAGAGTTAAATGGCATTATCAATACTGAATCCGAAGAGCAATTGCATAATGCAATGGGGAGAGACAGATATTTCATGAATAGCATGAACGCAGTGAGGCAcatatttttatttagatCTAATGTTGATCAAAGGAATACTCGTCTCAATACGGCTGCTACTGAACATTTGCGTCAAGCATTACACTGCTCAACAGCTGTTGACAATTTTGGACGAGCTGTAGCTGCAG GCTCTTCCACCACAATTGGTACTCATTTAG GTAATCCTCCTTTGGCAACATCGTATACAGCAAGAAACCAACAGACTTCACAAACTAGTCTGAGTCATCCAG GAAGTTCTGATAAAGCTAAAGTTCATGGAACTAATAAAGACATTGGAACACAAAGATCTGTTCAAGCAG AACTGAAACTAGAAAAATTTTCAGAACTTAAGAGAGCTATGGAACAATTATGCTTAGAAATACATGACCTCAACCTCAACAGAGCTTGCTTGCATAAAAGAATTCAGATTCAGCACTTCGGTTTTGCGGCAGAATGCCTACAAACG GATACAGAAGGCAAACCTCTTGATATGTCACACTTTGTTGTCAACAAAGACTGGGCAAGCTATCCGATTAATCTGAGAAGAAATGGAACATGGGCTGATCACATAGCAGTGTTGGCTGTAGCAACATTTCTTTCCTATAACATCAGAATAATTAGCGCAGTTGGCACCGCAGACAGCTTTGATATTATAGTTGAGCCAAATGGACACACAGCTAGACATGCCATTCCCTTACTTCTTGGACACTACACTGAAAACCACTATGAAAGCCTGGACATTGCAATTAATGGTATATTTGAGTCTACTATTTCTACCACAACTGATTGTCCTTTTAATCAATAG